TAGGTATTAGTTTGTCATTTTCCCAGTTGCTTCCATCAAAAGTGGTATACCATAGTTCTTGATTGCTGCGAGATCCTTCATGGAAGCAATAAATCTTATTATTAAAAACTGCCACAGCAGGGGAACCTGATATACCTACATTTGGTACTTTCTGATCATTTTCCCAGTTGCTTCCATCAAAAGTGGTATACCATAGTTCTTGATTGCTGCGAGATCCTTCATGGAAGCAATAAATCTTATTATTAAAAACTGCCACAGCAGGGGAACCTGATATACCTACATTTGGTACTTTCTGATCATTTTCCCAGTTGCTTCCATCAAAAGTGGTATACCATAGTTCTTGATTGCTGCGAGATCCTTCATGGAAGCAATAAATCTTATTATTAAAAACTGCCACAGCAGGGGAACCTGATATACCTACATTTGGTACTTTTTTGTCTTCAGACCATTTTTTAGCCCTCCACGGCTCTCCGTGATGATCGTAAGTCGTGTACCACAATTCTCCACTATATCCATCTCCTTGATGGAAGCAATAAAGTACACCATTAAAGACTACTAATGCTGGTGATTCAGATAACGCAATTTCAACATATGCTATCATATCGTCTGTAGATGCATCGGTTTCAATCAGATTGTTAGTAAACCTTATGTTTGAAGACCATTTACTTCCATCAAAAGTAAGACCCCATAATAAATGATCATTTTTTCTTTTATACAAGCAGTAAATCTCGTTATCAAATACTGAAACTGCTGGCCCATTGAATAGGTCTATATTTCGCACAAAAACGTCTTTAGATAGGTATAACAAACCTTGTGTTTCTTCAAGCTCCAATAGAATTGGTAATTCTTGTCTGGTTCGAGGAAATGTAACAATAGGTGATTTTTCATGATTACCTGAGTTTTTGTAAAGCGCTTTAATAATGCTTTTTGCTTCTTCCCAAACATCATTTGAAAGCTCCCAAATAATCACGCCTTGGCATCCTACGTTTTTCAAGAACTTTAATTTGGTAACCGCAGTATCTGGAGTTTCAAAGTAGATATTGTGAGCATACGGGTAGCTTCCTGAAGCTGAGATGAAAGGAGGTCTTGGTGTGTTTCCCGAGACTTTAATATTGCCATTGGGAGCCTGATGAGCATCAGGAAATTGACTCAAGATGTCTTTATACCTAATTGACTTATATCCTGGAGGTACTTGACCACTGAGTTCATCGGGATCTTTACCATAGGCAAAGTCATATCCATAGATCGGCACACCTGCTGCTATCTTAGTTCTAGGTATATTTTGTCCACTACCTTGCCAGTTGACAAATAATGGATTTGTCCAGTACCAAAGCGTATCTTCCACTGAAAGAATAGGATTATCAATAGTCCCACCACCAGGCCAATCTCCCTGTTGTTCCTCAATGTAGGACTCCTGATAAAACTCTTGATTACGTATTTTAGAAGACTCCTGATTTCTTATTTTAAAAAGGGCTGAATGTGGACCTACGGGAGAGGTATTCCATGAACCAGTTAAATCATATGTCATCACTCCTAGCCAATCCACATAATCAGCTATTTTGGAATCATAGTTATTTCCATACCATGATGTCCCAAAGACAGCAGCTGAAACCAGCTTGTCAGGTATAGCTTGCTTTAATTTTTGTGCAAACAAAGTCAAAGCATATCCAGCCGGATGTGGTCCTTCACTTTTTTTTCTTCCTCCCTGATCTTTTTCACCCGGTTTACCCCACCAGCATTCTAAATCTAGGTCTACACCATCTAAATTGTTCGAGTTCACAAAATTGGCTACATTTTGTACTGCTTTATCGAGTAGTGGATTCGCGGGATTATTTCCTATAGATGTCATCAAATTAAGAAATCCATAATCAGTTGCACCTCCCAGTGCAATTGAAATTTTTGTACCGTTTTGATGCCCAGTATTAACAACATCTGAAAGAATTGCATTAACATCATTGACTGAATTGGTGTCAAACTCACCAAGATTTGTCTCGCTAAACATTAAAAAAGCGACTATTCCATGAGTAATGTATTGATACATCTCATCATTGGTATAGTTAAAGCCTTCTTTTTTACGCCATGTAGGAATATATGCTATTATTTTGGCTTGCTCAGTTGGAGTATGAGGTGTTACATCATATAACTCATCATAAAATCGCCAACCATTGCTATCTGCATCTCCTACACCAGGTTCTGAAGCCCAAAAGTTGGCATAAAAGATATTTCCTTGATATTTAACCATTGCTCCGGTTTGGTATCCTTCGCTTTTAGATACCCAGTCAGGAACGTTTGAATAATCTTGAGAAAATCCCATTTTTCTACTCCTTTCGCTAAATAAGCTGTTCCACATTTAACTGACGTAAATCTGCCATTAGACATCTTTGATTAGGAGACTAAAACTCTTGCAATGCTTGAGCCAAAATCTAAATTTGGTCGATGTCTATCAAAAAGACAAATAATTTTAGTAAGCCCTTTGACCAATAAAATTTCCTGAAGGACTGTAGCGGCAAACAAGTCGAGCGTTTCCATCAGGACCGTCTACACAAGCACATCCAACTTGTGTAGTATTTCTCCAAACCATTTGAGTATAGTGACCAAATTTTTCAAGATTGCTTTGAGTGATAACATCACCGTTATAAAACTGCTTTTCATCCCCCCAACTCCCAACCATTTGTGTGAAGCTAAAGCGGCGTGATGTTCCCATCCAAAGGTTTTCTCCTTGTCCTTTCCTCTGTTGACTATGTTCGAGAGGTTTTCTGTTAGAACTGAGGTAATTTGCCCACTCTTGAGCATCGCGAGCCAAAGTATCAGACCAAGTGAGGGGTGGAACACCGACTTGCGCTCGATACGAGTTGTGGGCATTCAATATCTCTTGTGCCATACCACCGCCTGACGGAACAGATGAAGTACCTTGTCCGACTTGTTTGAAGGATGAAATCTTATCATTCCATTCATTGGTGACCCAAGCATATTCACCAGGCGTAAGCCGAAAACTTCGCCCTTGGAAGTCTTGATGCTCAAAAAATTCCCAAGTGCCGGAGTAAACTTTAATCGAAGATATTTTGTCATTCCAAAAATCTCCAACATAAGAATAGTCTTGATCGAGAGAACCTGATGCGCGTCCAGAGAATTGGGAATCTATAAAAATTTCGACTGCCATAATTAACGCTCCAAAATT
The sequence above is drawn from the Tolypothrix sp. PCC 7712 genome and encodes:
- a CDS encoding CAP domain-containing protein, with the translated sequence MAVEIFIDSQFSGRASGSLDQDYSYVGDFWNDKISSIKVYSGTWEFFEHQDFQGRSFRLTPGEYAWVTNEWNDKISSFKQVGQGTSSVPSGGGMAQEILNAHNSYRAQVGVPPLTWSDTLARDAQEWANYLSSNRKPLEHSQQRKGQGENLWMGTSRRFSFTQMVGSWGDEKQFYNGDVITQSNLEKFGHYTQMVWRNTTQVGCACVDGPDGNARLVCRYSPSGNFIGQRAY